In Hemicordylus capensis ecotype Gifberg chromosome 3, rHemCap1.1.pri, whole genome shotgun sequence, one DNA window encodes the following:
- the SLITRK1 gene encoding SLIT and NTRK-like protein 1, with product MLLWILLLETSLCFAAGNVTGDVCKEKICSCTEIEGDLHVDCEKKGFTSLQRFSAPTSQFYHLFLHGNSLTRLFPNEFANFYNAVSLHMENNGLHEIVPGAFLGLQLVKRLHINNNKIKSFRKQTFLGLDDLEYLQADFNLLRDIDPGAFRDLNKLEVLILNDNLISILPANVFQYVPITHLDLRGNRLKTLPYEDVLEQIPGIAEILLEDNPWDCTCDLLSLKEWLENIPKNALIGRVICEAPTRLQGKDLNETTEQELCRKTRVDSSLAAPPAEEETCDPGPIPTPFKIHGKEDSATPGSAPHGGTKIPVNWQIKTRPTAAGSTLSVKGKPSTSSMPCPATCTCHPIPGGFKVNCNDGNVSSLVDLKPKPSNVHELFLRGNKIHTIRKSHFVDYRKLNLLDLGNNNIATMENNTFKNLLELVWLYMDNNYLDILSREKFNGLQNLEYLNMEFNVIQLIMPGTFNAMPKLRVLILNNNLLRSLPVDVFAGVSLSKLSIHNNYFPYLPVAGVLDQLTSITQIDLHDNPWDCKCAIVPFKQWVEMLRPKVMMSDLRCETPEEFFKEDFESLSNEAICPQLKILPTLTSSHKNSTGLAETGTHSNSYLETSRVSISVLVPGLLLVFVTSAFTVVGMLVFILRNRKRSKRRDANSSASEINSLQTVCDSSYWHNGPYNADGAHRVYDCGSHSLSD from the coding sequence ATGCTGCTTTGGATTCTGTTGCTGGAGACGTCTCTTTGTTTCGCTGCCGGGAATGTTACAGGGGACGTTTGCAAAGAGAAGATCTGCTCGTGCACCGAGATCGAGGGCGATTTGCACGTCGACTGCGAGAAGAAGGGCTTCACCAGCCTGCAACGGTTCTCGGCCCCCACATCCCAGTTCTACCATTTGTTCCTGCACGGCAATTCCCTCACTCGCCTTTTCCCCAATGAGTTCGCTAACTTTTACAATGCAGTCAGCTTGCACATGGAGAACAACGGCTTGCACGAAATCGTGCCGGGGGCTTTCCTGGGGCTGCAGCTGGTGAAGCGGttgcacatcaacaacaacaagatCAAATCCTTTCGCAAGCAGACCTTCTTGGGGCTGGACGATCTGGAATACCTCCAGGCTGATTTCAATTTATTGAGGGATATTGACCCGGGGGCCTTCAGGGACTTAAACAAGCTGGAGGTGCTGATTTTAAACGACAACCTCATCAGCATCTTGCCAGCCAATGTGTTCCAGTACGTGCCCATCACCCACCTGGATCTGCGGGGCAACCGCCTGAAAACCTTGCCTTACGAGGACGTGTTGGAGCAGATCCCGGGCATTGCTGAGATCCTGCTGGAGGATAACCCTTGGGACTGCACATGTGACCTGCTGTCCCTGAAAGAATGGCTGGAGAACATCCCCAAGAACGCCTTGATCGGCCGGGTAATTTGCGAAGCTCCCACTCGCTTGCAGGGCAAGGATTTAAACGAGACCACGGAGCAAGAGCTGTGCAGGAAAACCCGCGTGGATTCCAGCTTGGCAGCTCCCCCTGCAGAAGAGGAGACGTGCGACCCTGGCCCCATTCCAACCCCGTTTAAGATCCACGGCAAGGAAGATTCTGCCACGCCTGGCTCTGCTCCTCACGGGGGCACAAAGATCCCGGTCAACTGGCAGATCAAGACCCGGCCGACCGCTGCCGGCTCCACGCTGAGCGTGAAAGGCAAACCCTCCACCAGCAGCATGCCTTGCCCTGCTACCTGCACCTGCCACCCGATCCCAGGGGGGTTCAAAGTGAATTGCAATGACGGCAACGTCAGCAGCCTGGTGGATCTGAAGCCCAAACCGTCCAACGTGCACGAGCTCTTCTTGCGGGGCAACAAGATCCACACCATCCGGAAATCGCATTTTGTGGATTACCGAAAACTCAACCTGTTGGACTTGGGCAACAACAACATCGCCACGATGGAAAACAACACGTTCAAGAACCTCTTGGAGCTGGTGTGGCTGTACATGGACAACAACTATTTGGACATTCTGTCTAGAGAGAAGTTCAATGGGTTGCAGAACCTGGAGTACCTGAACATGGAGTTTAATGTCATCCAGCTCATCATGCCAGGGACTTTCAATGCCATGCCCAAGTTGAGGGTCCTGATCTTGAACAACAACCTGCTGAGGTCCCTTCCTGTTGATGTCTttgctggggtctctctctcCAAGCTCAGTATCCACAACAACTATTTCCCATACCTGCCCGTGGCAGGTGTGCTGGATCAGCTCACATCCATCACCCAGATAGACCTGCATGACAACCCCTGGGACTGTAAATGTGCCATTGTCCCTTTCAAGCAATGGGTGGAGATGCTGAGGCCCAAGGTGATGATGAGTGACCTGAGATGTGAGACTCCAGAAGAATTCTTCAAGGAGGACTTTGAATCTCTCTCCAACGAGGCCATTTGTCCTCAACTCAAAATCTTGCCCACCTTGACTTCCagccataagaacagcactgGTTTGGCCGAGACTGGGACACACTCCAACTCTTACCTGGAGACCAGCAGGGTCTCCATCTCGGTGCTGGTGCCCGGCCTTTTGCTGGTCTTCGTCACCTCTGCTTTCACAGTGGTTGGCATGCTAGTCTTCATCTTAAGGAACAGGAAGCGCTCCAAGAGGAGGGATGCCAACTCCTCTGCCTCTGAGATCAACTCTTTACAGACTGTCTGTGACTCCTCCTACTGGCACAATGGACCCTACAATGCAGACGGAGCCCATAGAGTATATGACTGTGGCTCTCACTCCCTATCAGACTGA